The stretch of DNA TCCTGCTTATCAATGGCCAGGTGGAACGGCGCTACGAACGACTTGCAAGGCTCGGCGTTATCGCCTTCGCAGACAATCCGTCCCTTGGTCAAATCGCCCTTTGGGAAGTAGACGAGTTGCCTCTTCTCAACCCCCAGGACCCACACATCGCCGCTTGGCGTGACCATGACGCCCTGCATCAGTCCCAACCGGCCGTTGAAGGTGATGCCGCCGGACGGGGTCAGGGGCTTGCCATTCTTGTCGAACTCCACGATTGCTTTGCTGCCGTAAGTTGAGAACCAGGCATTGTCCTTTGCGTCGACGGCGGCGCCAAAGGTGCCGCCTTCCATCCCACCGCCGCTGAAGCCGCCGGTTATCGGCGAAAGTGCCTGGCCATTGGGGGCGAACTTGGTAGCATGTCCCTCCCACAAGGAGTCCTGGCCCTGCCAGCCAACCGAGAAATTGTCGCCTACCCAGAAGTTACCGTCGCTGTCGAATTCTCCTTTACCGCCCGCGCGGTATCCCCCGCCGTCGAACTTCAGTGGCAGCACCCATGCGCTAGGCTGCCAATTGAGGTACGGCATGTAAGGAACGGGACGCAGGTTCTTGCCCTGCGGAATCGGATAGAAGGCCTTGAGCAGGGCGAAGACGCGTTCAGGGTGGTACCACGGATAGCGCGCGATCGATTGGGCTGCCCTCAGCGTGTCACTCGGGGCGCGGCCCTTCGGCGGGGTGGCCGCAAAGAAGAGCTTGTCGCAAGCATCGGCTGTCACCTTCGTGACGCAACCCGCGAGCGCATCGGCCAGTGTCGCGAAATTCGCCATCGTTGGCGTCTGGGGGCCGTTGAGCGGACCCTGGATCGCGTCGCCCCAGCCGCCGGTTGCGAGATCGACGAAGTTGGGCACGTTGCCAGCAGCGATACGCAGTCCAAGCGCGTTTCCCTTGAGCACGGCGCCGTCAAGAAACTGCGTGTTGGTCCATACCGACGCCACGGTCGTGAACTCATTAATGACTATGTGTGCCGGCGGCCGGCTGCCGACGACCGCGAGGAGCGCAATCGCCGGATTGTTGCCGCCCGCCTGGTTGGCGGCCGGTACGCCACCCGTAGCGACCAGGTACATGCTTCTGTCGGGCGATCCGTCGACGCTCAGAACGAACCGGCCATCGTCGCCGGTTTGAGTTTGAGCCAACTGCTTAGGCGCGTCCGCACTCGCAGACCACAGCGTCACAGTCGACTTGGCGATCGGAGTGCCTCCGCCAAGCACTTGACCTTCGACGCTGTCGGCGGAGGAGGCCGGCGCGGCCAGTAGGAGCATGCTCACGGCGAGTGCGGCAATTCGGGACCAACCTATCGTTGCGGGATTGCGAGGAATCATTTCAAGTCTTGCTTCTTCTCAACTATCTTGGCGACCGAGCTGCGCTCCGGTGGCGCGAGTACAGGGAACCCTGCTCGCAGAGCAAACGCAAACGCGATTGTTATCGGCAACAGACGTTTCGATCATCGTGGCATCAAACGCGCGGAGGACCGCGCAGGATCTTTCGACTCCGCTCGCGGAGTCGCGCCGCTCAGGATGACTGAAGAAGAGGCGGGCGCGGAAGCGGCCAGCCGCGCTGCGGGAGCGGTCAGTGTCGCCGCTTGGGTGACTCGAGCGGGCGGTAGATGCGGGTACAGCTTGTACACCATCAGATAAACCACCACGCCCGTAACCGACACGTACATCCAGATAGGCCATGTCCAGCGTGCGACTTTCCGATGGCGCGCGAAGCGGCCGCTGAGCGCGCGGCCCAGCGTGATGAGGGCGAGCGGCACTATCGCAGCCGCCAGCGCGATATGGGTCGAGAGGATCGTGAAATAAACCGGCCTTACCGGTCCGCGGCCGCCGAAGCGCACGTCGCCCACGTGATAGTGGTAGATGCAATACGAGATAAAGAAGGCGACCGAGACGCCGAACGCGCTCAGCATGCAAGCGCGATGGACGCGCACGTGATGGCGGCGGATAGCGATATAGCCGCCGAGCAGCAGTATCGCAGCGCTCGCATTTAGAACGGCGTCGAGCGGAGCGAGCGCGTCGTAGGAAAACATCGGGAGATTAATCGTTGGATCCAATCGGCGGACCGCGATTGACGGCCCGCCGATTCGATCAGTTTGGTGTTTGCGATAACGACCTTCAGGCCGATGCGCGGCCGTGACGCAGCAGGCGTCCGGGGAGCGGCCCGTCCGGCGCAACCTTGTCGTCGCCGTGCTCGCGGATGAGCGTGCCGTTCACGATCACCGCGTCGATTCCGTAGGCGTCGGCGACCAGGCGGTCGGCGCCGGAGGGAAGGTCGTTGACCCGGCGGAGCCGCGAGCATCCGATCTTGTCCGGGTCGAACACCACTACGTCGCCCGCCAGTCCCGGCGCGAGCCGTCCGCGATCGCTCAGCGCGAAGACCTCGGCCGGCCGCGCCGTCAGCATCCAGACCGCGCGCTCGATTGGGATCGCCTTGCGCTCGCGCACCCAATGGCCCATCAGGTAGGTCGAGAAGCAGGCGTCGCAAAGCTGGCTCGCATGGGCGCCCGCGTCGGAAAGCCCGACCACCGTGCCCTTGCCGTTGAGCAGCGCGATCACTTCGTCTTCCTCGTAATTGAACAGCGCCATCCTGAAGCGCGCTTCAAGCCTGGTTTCGAGTCCGATGTCGAGCATCAGGTCGATCGGATCGACGCCGCGCGCGCGCGCGAGTTCGGCGAGATTGCTTTCCTCGAGTTCCGGATGGCCCGGATAGTACGAAACCCAGCTTCGTTCCCATCGATCGGCGAAGCGGCCCGTCGAGTTGATGCCGGTCTTGGCCTTGAAAATCGCGCGGAACTCGGGGTCGGCGTAAATTCTCATCTTGCCGTCGAAGTCGGCTTCGGAAATCTGCTTGAAGACCGAGAGGCTCTCGAAGATGAAGGGCTCCTTGAGCGTCATCTCGAAGTTGAGCGGGCGGCACGCGACCTGCGGCACGATCTTCATGCCCTGTTCGCTAAGCTCCTGCGATTGGGCGAGCAGGCGGCGATGGCCGTCGTTGGAGCCGGTCATTCCGGCGAGCAGCGCGGTCCAGGTGATGGTCCTGCCGGTCGCCTGAAACAGGTCCGCGAATTCCTTCAAGAACAGTTCGCGGCCCGCCGTGGCCTGGATTACGCCGCTCTTCTCCTCCGCGAGCACGCTCGCAAGCGCGGTTATCTCGCCGATTTCCGCCTTGCGGCTGGGCACCGGTTTGCCGCTGTAGCCGACGTGAGTGGGCGACTTGGAGGTTGCGAAACCGACCGCGCCGGCGCGGATCGCCCGCCGCACGATCTCGCGCATCTGGCCGATCTCGGCTTCGCTGGCCGGCCGTTCCACGGATTCCTCGCCCATCACGTAAAGCCGCGTCGGCGTATGCCCGACGAGCGCGCCGACGTTGATCGCGGAGCCGCGTTTTTCGATCGCGTCGAGGTATTGCTCGAAGGTTTCGAACGGCCATTCGTAGCCGAGCCCGGCTTCCAGCGCGTCGAGGCTCATCCCTTCGACTTTCTCGAGCGTGCGCATGATGAGGCCGCGATGCTCCGGGCGGGTCGGCGCGACGCCGAAGCCGCAGTTGCCCATCACCACCGTGGTCACGCCGTGCCACGGCGAGATCGTCATCATGCGATCCCACAGGATCTGCGCGTCGTAATGGGTGTGGATATCGACGAACCCGGGAGCGACCACGCGGCCGCGCGCCTCGATCGTGGCGGCCGCCTTGCCGGGAGCCTCGCCCACGGCGGCGATCCTGCCGTCCTTGATCGCGACGTCGCCGCCGCGCGCAGGAGATCCGGTGCCGTCGACAATCGTACCGCCCGTTATCTTGAGGTCGTAATCCATATGATTCTCCTGCAGGCTCCTTGCGCCGGTACGCCGCATGTTTGCGTCCGGCATGTGGCTTGGGAAATCCGGAAGGGACCTGAATCCACGTCCAGTTATATCGCAGCCGCAAGCGGCCGATCCAGCTAAAGCTTTTGCCGAGTCTTTGCCGAAACCCGCGCCCTGTGCCTGGTCGCGTGCGAGTCTCGCGCGCTCGCGGGCACAGGCAGCACGGTTCGTTGTAAACGCAGCGGCCGTTTAGTAAAAGTTACGGCAGGAACGGAACAACGTCTGTATCCCAGGCTCCGCCCCGGAGCCTTCGCGAGGAAGGCAAATGCAGAAACCGATCATCTCGGCGGATTCGCATATCACCGAACCGCCAAACACCTACATCGACTTCATCGATCCCCGGTTCAGAGACCGCGCGCCGCACCTGGTGCATGACGAGCGCAAAGGCGACCTGTTCATGATCGAAGGGATGTCGCGGCCGATCCCGATGGGGCTGATTGCCGCCGCCGGTAAGCCCGCCGAAGATCTGACCGTGCTCGGCATCAAGTTCGAAGAGTTGCATCGCGGCGGATGGGACCCCAACGCGCGGCTGGCCGACCAGGACCGCGACGGCGTCTCGGCAGAAATCATCTACCCGACGGTCGGGATGCTGCTTTGCAATCACAAGGACTACGATTACAAGAAGGCCTGCTTCGATGCGTATAACCAGTGGATCGCGAGCTACTGCGCGGCGCATCCCGACCGCCTGATCGGCACCGGGCAGACCGCGATGCGCTCGGTCGAAGAGGGCATCGCCGACCTCCAGCGCATCAAGGACCTCGGCCTCAAGGGCGTGATGATGCCTGGTAATCCGCAGGTCGAGGACTATGACAGCCCGATCTACGATCCGTTCTGGGAGGCCGCGATCGATTCCGGCCTGCCGCTCAGCTTTCACATCCTGACCAGCCGCGACGATGCGGTCGGCCGCGGCCGCGGGCCCAAGCTCAACAGCTTCATGTCGATCATCCGCGGCAACCAAGACATCATTGGGATGCTCATCTTCAGCGGCGTGTTCGAGCGCCATCCCAAGCTGAAGATCGTATGCGTCGAGGCGGACGCGGGATGGGCGCCGCATTACATGTACCGGATGGATCACGCCTACGATCGTCATCGCTACTGGCTCACCGCCGGCACGATCTCGAAACCTCCCAGCGAGTATTTCCGCGAGAACATCTATCTGACGTTCCAGGACGACTGGGTCGCGTTCAAGATGAAGGACCTGTGCAATTTCCGCCGCCTGATGTGGGCGAACGACTTTCCGCACAGCGATTCGACCTGGCCGTGGTCGCAGGAGCTGCTCAAAAAACATACGGCGGGGCTCACCGAGGAGGAGAAGAACCAGATCCTCCACGACAACGTCGCCGAGCTTTACCAGTTGAGCCTGTAACCGTCAGCCTGACGCGCGGCGTTCGCGGCGGCGCCGGCGAAGGAGAGCGCGATGGCGAGTGTGACACAGCTGGGTTGCCTGGGCATCGGCGTGAGCGATCTTCCGCGATGGGAGCGTTTCGCCACCGACGTGCTCGGCCTGGAACTCAACGGCGCCGACGCGGACGGCTCGACGTTTCTCCGCATGGACGAGTATCACCATCGATTCATCCTGCAGCCGGGCGGCAATGACGACGTCAACTTCGTCGGATGGGAGGTGCGCGACCAGGCGGCGCTTGGCGAAATCGCCGCGCGGCTGAAGGCCGGCGGCGTCGAGGTCACCGCAGCGACCGCGGAGCAGGCGCGTGCGCGGCGCGTGGTCGAATACCTGAAGCTCAAGGACCCGAGCGGCATCCCGACCGAGGTCTATTTCGGTCCGCTGATGACCTTCGAGCGGCCGTTCCAGTCGCCGCGGCCGCTCTCCGGCTTCGTCACGGGCGAACTCGGGATGGGCCATATCGTGGTGCGCGTGGACGACCCGGCTAAGAGTCTGCACTTCTATCGCGATCTGCTGGGTCTCAGGATAAGCGACTTCATCGACATGCAATCGCGCCGCGGCGGCGAGGGAATCATCAGCCTGACTTTCATGCACTGCAACCCGCGCCATCATTCGATCGCCTTCGGCGCCATCCCGGCGCCCAGACGGCTGATGCACTTCATGCTGCAGTGCCGTCACGTGGACGACGTGGGTTCGACCTACTATCTCTGCCAGGACCAGGGCGTGGAGATCTCGGGCACGCTAGGGCGCCACACCAACGATCACATGGTGTCGTTCTACATGCGCACGCCCTCGGGCTTCGAGGTCGAGTACGGGTGGGGCGCCCGGATCGTGGACGACGCGACCTGGCAGGTGCAAAAGCATCAGGCGCCGAGCATCTGGGGCCATCGCGGAAGCCTGGTCCCGGCCTCGCGCAAGCCCGCGCCGGTATAGCACGCGGCGCGACTTTTGCCGGAGCGCGGCCAGCGGGCCGCGGCGCCGTGCGATACGCGCGTGGCGCTTAGGCCCGCTGGTTGTACTGGTTCATCGCACGCTCGAGCCCGCTCGCGATAACCGCTTCGACCGCAGTG from Candidatus Binataceae bacterium encodes:
- a CDS encoding DUF420 domain-containing protein, with translation MFSYDALAPLDAVLNASAAILLLGGYIAIRRHHVRVHRACMLSAFGVSVAFFISYCIYHYHVGDVRFGGRGPVRPVYFTILSTHIALAAAIVPLALITLGRALSGRFARHRKVARWTWPIWMYVSVTGVVVYLMVYKLYPHLPPARVTQAATLTAPAARLAASAPASSSVILSGATPRAESKDPARSSARLMPR
- a CDS encoding amidohydrolase family protein, which translates into the protein MDYDLKITGGTIVDGTGSPARGGDVAIKDGRIAAVGEAPGKAAATIEARGRVVAPGFVDIHTHYDAQILWDRMMTISPWHGVTTVVMGNCGFGVAPTRPEHRGLIMRTLEKVEGMSLDALEAGLGYEWPFETFEQYLDAIEKRGSAINVGALVGHTPTRLYVMGEESVERPASEAEIGQMREIVRRAIRAGAVGFATSKSPTHVGYSGKPVPSRKAEIGEITALASVLAEEKSGVIQATAGRELFLKEFADLFQATGRTITWTALLAGMTGSNDGHRRLLAQSQELSEQGMKIVPQVACRPLNFEMTLKEPFIFESLSVFKQISEADFDGKMRIYADPEFRAIFKAKTGINSTGRFADRWERSWVSYYPGHPELEESNLAELARARGVDPIDLMLDIGLETRLEARFRMALFNYEEDEVIALLNGKGTVVGLSDAGAHASQLCDACFSTYLMGHWVRERKAIPIERAVWMLTARPAEVFALSDRGRLAPGLAGDVVVFDPDKIGCSRLRRVNDLPSGADRLVADAYGIDAVIVNGTLIREHGDDKVAPDGPLPGRLLRHGRASA
- a CDS encoding amidohydrolase family protein encodes the protein MQKPIISADSHITEPPNTYIDFIDPRFRDRAPHLVHDERKGDLFMIEGMSRPIPMGLIAAAGKPAEDLTVLGIKFEELHRGGWDPNARLADQDRDGVSAEIIYPTVGMLLCNHKDYDYKKACFDAYNQWIASYCAAHPDRLIGTGQTAMRSVEEGIADLQRIKDLGLKGVMMPGNPQVEDYDSPIYDPFWEAAIDSGLPLSFHILTSRDDAVGRGRGPKLNSFMSIIRGNQDIIGMLIFSGVFERHPKLKIVCVEADAGWAPHYMYRMDHAYDRHRYWLTAGTISKPPSEYFRENIYLTFQDDWVAFKMKDLCNFRRLMWANDFPHSDSTWPWSQELLKKHTAGLTEEEKNQILHDNVAELYQLSL
- a CDS encoding VOC family protein; translation: MASVTQLGCLGIGVSDLPRWERFATDVLGLELNGADADGSTFLRMDEYHHRFILQPGGNDDVNFVGWEVRDQAALGEIAARLKAGGVEVTAATAEQARARRVVEYLKLKDPSGIPTEVYFGPLMTFERPFQSPRPLSGFVTGELGMGHIVVRVDDPAKSLHFYRDLLGLRISDFIDMQSRRGGEGIISLTFMHCNPRHHSIAFGAIPAPRRLMHFMLQCRHVDDVGSTYYLCQDQGVEISGTLGRHTNDHMVSFYMRTPSGFEVEYGWGARIVDDATWQVQKHQAPSIWGHRGSLVPASRKPAPV